One genomic segment of Terriglobales bacterium includes these proteins:
- the nrfD gene encoding NrfD/PsrC family molybdoenzyme membrane anchor subunit, protein MDDPIQAEARSIPRRAPVIEPGHTFASVTDKISAIVLRRKTSRGWLLGFAIAFLLANVMFLSLGYLVLKGTGIWGINAPVGWGFAIINFVWWIGIGHAGTLISAILLLLRQSWRTSINRFAEAMTLFAVACAAIYPGIHVGRPWLGYWLFPYPNTMGLWPQFRSPLIWDVFAVSTYATVSLMFWFVGLIPDLATLRDRATNRYARILYGILAMGWRGSAKHWHRYETCYLLLAGLATPLVVSVHTVVSFDFAVSIIPGWHTTVFPPYFVAGAIYSGFAMVMTLAIPIRAVYGLEDFITMRHLENMAKVMLATGLIVGYGYMMETFMAWYSGSTYEWFMIVNRMTGPYAPFYWLLIACNILIPQVLWIHKARTHVPTLFVISLIVNVGMWLERFIIVVTSLHRDYLPSSWGMYWPTFWDWSTYVGSIGLFLALLYLFIRFLPMISIFEMRTILPEAEVKE, encoded by the coding sequence ATGGACGATCCCATCCAGGCCGAAGCTCGCAGCATCCCACGCCGCGCGCCGGTCATCGAGCCGGGGCACACGTTCGCCTCCGTCACCGACAAGATCAGCGCCATCGTCCTGCGCCGCAAGACTTCCCGCGGCTGGCTGCTGGGCTTTGCCATCGCCTTCCTCCTGGCCAACGTGATGTTCCTGTCGCTCGGCTACCTGGTCCTGAAAGGCACGGGCATCTGGGGCATCAACGCGCCCGTGGGCTGGGGCTTCGCCATCATCAATTTCGTCTGGTGGATCGGCATCGGGCACGCCGGCACGCTCATCTCCGCCATCCTGCTGCTCTTGCGCCAGAGCTGGCGCACTTCCATCAATCGATTTGCCGAGGCCATGACGCTGTTCGCCGTGGCCTGCGCGGCCATCTACCCCGGCATCCACGTCGGGCGCCCGTGGTTGGGCTACTGGCTCTTCCCTTATCCCAACACCATGGGGCTGTGGCCGCAGTTCCGCAGCCCGCTCATCTGGGACGTGTTCGCCGTCTCCACCTACGCCACTGTCTCGCTCATGTTCTGGTTCGTGGGCCTGATTCCCGACCTCGCCACCTTGCGCGACCGCGCCACCAACCGTTACGCGCGCATCCTCTACGGCATCCTGGCGATGGGATGGCGCGGTTCCGCCAAGCACTGGCATCGCTACGAGACCTGCTATCTTCTGCTCGCCGGACTGGCCACGCCGCTGGTGGTCTCCGTACACACGGTGGTCAGCTTCGACTTCGCGGTTTCCATCATCCCCGGCTGGCACACCACCGTCTTCCCGCCCTACTTCGTTGCCGGCGCCATCTACTCCGGTTTCGCCATGGTCATGACCCTGGCCATCCCCATCCGCGCCGTCTACGGCCTGGAAGACTTCATCACCATGCGTCACCTGGAGAACATGGCCAAGGTGATGCTCGCTACCGGCCTCATCGTCGGCTACGGCTACATGATGGAAACCTTCATGGCCTGGTACAGCGGCAGCACGTACGAGTGGTTCATGATCGTCAACCGCATGACCGGGCCCTACGCGCCGTTCTACTGGCTGCTGATCGCCTGCAACATTCTCATCCCGCAGGTGCTCTGGATCCACAAGGCCCGCACCCACGTGCCCACGCTGTTCGTGATTTCGCTCATCGTCAACGTCGGCATGTGGTTGGAGCGCTTCATCATCGTCGTGACCAGCCTGCATCGCGACTATCTGCCCTCGTCCTGGGGCATGTACTGGCCCACCTTCTGGGATTGGTCCACCTACGTCGGCTCCATCGGCCTGTTCCTCGCGCTGCTTTACCTGTTCATCCGCTTCCTGCCCATGATCTCGATCTTCGAGATGCGCACCATCCTGCCTGAGGCGGAGGTCAAGGAATAA
- a CDS encoding DUF3341 domain-containing protein — MKKPPIYGLLAEFDSPTAIVLAARRAHEAGYRRMDAYTPFPIEELTEAIGFHHTRLPAIVLCGGILGGLGGYALQYWASVIEYPVIVGGKPFHSWPSFIPVTFETTVLIAALSAVLGMLALNGLPMPYHPVFNVPEFALASNNRFFLCLEAEDEQFDPAVSRRFLEGLGPSGVWEVPH, encoded by the coding sequence ATGAAGAAGCCGCCCATCTACGGACTGCTGGCCGAGTTCGACTCGCCCACCGCCATCGTGTTGGCCGCGCGCCGCGCCCATGAAGCCGGGTACCGCCGGATGGACGCCTACACCCCTTTCCCCATCGAGGAGCTCACTGAGGCCATCGGCTTCCACCATACCCGCCTGCCGGCCATCGTGCTGTGCGGAGGCATCCTCGGCGGCCTGGGCGGATACGCGCTGCAGTACTGGGCCTCGGTTATCGAGTATCCCGTCATTGTCGGCGGCAAGCCTTTCCACTCCTGGCCGTCGTTCATCCCCGTGACTTTCGAGACCACGGTGCTGATCGCGGCCCTGTCCGCGGTGCTGGGCATGCTGGCGCTGAACGGACTGCCCATGCCCTATCACCCGGTGTTCAACGTGCCCGAGTTCGCCCTGGCCAGCAACAATCGCTTCTTCCTGTGTCTGGAAGCGGAGGACGAGCAGTTCGATCCTGCGGTCTCACGCAGATTCCTGGAGGGCTTGGGGCCAAGCGGAGTCTGGGAGGTGCCGCATTAA
- a CDS encoding cytochrome c, which translates to MRLLPAALAFAGVVAVGGCRQDMHDQPKYIPLRPSDFFADGRSARPPVEGTVARGQLRDDVHLYTGMIDGKPAETFPFPVTREVLERGRQRFNAICAPCHSRLGDGNGIIVQRGYRRPESFHTDRLRKAAVGYYFDVMTRGFGAMPDYAPQVTPQDRWAIAAYIRALQFSQRATLDDVPAAERKWLEQTRGEGMTPAPEVPQPPQTGGGTR; encoded by the coding sequence GTGCGTCTGCTGCCTGCGGCGTTGGCGTTCGCTGGCGTCGTCGCGGTCGGCGGCTGCCGCCAGGACATGCATGACCAGCCCAAGTACATCCCGCTGCGTCCCAGCGACTTCTTCGCCGACGGGCGCTCCGCTCGCCCGCCGGTGGAAGGCACCGTGGCCCGCGGGCAACTCCGCGACGACGTGCATCTCTACACCGGCATGATCGACGGCAAGCCGGCCGAGACCTTCCCTTTCCCGGTCACGCGTGAAGTGCTGGAGCGCGGCCGCCAACGCTTCAACGCCATTTGCGCTCCCTGCCACTCCCGCCTGGGCGACGGCAACGGCATCATCGTGCAGCGCGGCTATCGCCGGCCGGAATCGTTCCACACTGACCGCTTGCGCAAGGCGGCCGTCGGCTACTACTTCGACGTCATGACGCGCGGCTTCGGCGCCATGCCCGACTACGCCCCGCAAGTCACTCCGCAGGATCGCTGGGCCATCGCCGCCTACATCCGCGCCTTGCAGTTCAGCCAGAGAGCGACTCTCGACGACGTTCCCGCCGCCGAGCGCAAGTGGCTGGAGCAAACGCGCGGGGAAGGCATGACTCCTGCGCCGGAGGTTCCACAGCCACCGCAGACCGGAGGGGGAACGCGATGA